From Phragmites australis chromosome 5, lpPhrAust1.1, whole genome shotgun sequence, a single genomic window includes:
- the LOC133917925 gene encoding uncharacterized protein LOC133917925, whose product MHLCKFGFKDDYATWTAHGERLVDSHFEGGHDEGFGETNRIDDMLVELGGNHSPPIDEEPTESARAFYRMVASADQSVHENTTHSSLSAVARLLALKSQYNMSIAHFEANLNLIHELLPPGSKLPKDFYQSKKLLEGLGMPYIKIDVCYNNCILYYKDNENKDKCDICDTSRYEEGHNRVPRKVLRYLPITDRLQRLYAHAETAKLMKSHKRSTFGKMVHPCDGEAWQQFDEDFPDFASDCRNVRLAFATDGFTPFSLSAAPYSCWPVFVTPLNFPPSTIMKSEYIFLTLVVPGPEHPGKKLNVLMQPLVDELMRLWEGVKTWDASLKQNFTMRAAYLWSVHDFPAYGNFAGWSTHGKFACPVCLCDSIAFTLRYGHKACWFDCHRRFLPRGHEFRFQANAFCKNTVVLDEAPRHLSGEEIFAQMNTLVGDIRNFGKVHNWTHVSCFWQLPYFHKLLLPHNIDVMHNEKNVAEAIWNTCFDIPDKTKDNAKARQDLAEICNRPALHLKLKENGKWDKPRAPFVIDKNDKPKILKWFQELKLPDGYAANIRKGVNLLQKKIFGLKSHDYHIFMERLLPVAFRGFLPENIWVCLAELSFFYRQLCAKELSKDTICSLEQ is encoded by the coding sequence ATGCACTTGTGTAAATTTGGGTTTAAGGATGACTATGCAACATGGACAGCACATGGCGAGAGACTTGTTGATAGTCATTTTGAAGGTGGACATGATGAAGGATTTGGAGAAACTAACCGCATAGATGATATGTTGGTTGAACTTGGCGGCAACCATTCACCGCCAATCGATGAGGAGCCAACAGAGTCTGCTCGAGCCTTTTATAGGATGGTTGCTAGTGCTGATCAATCGGTCCATGAGAACACAACACACTCATCTCTGTCTGCTGTAGCACGCTTGCTCGCTTTGAAATCACAATACAACATGTCAATTGCACACTTTGAAGCGAACTTGAATTTAATCCATGAACTTTTGCCTCCGGGATCTAAGTTGCCCAAGGACTTCTACCAGTCAAAGAAACTCTTAGAGGGCCTTGGTATGCCATACATCAAAATTGATGTCTGTTATAACAATTGCATACTTTACTATAAAGATAATGAAAATAAAGACAAGTGTGATATTTGTGATACCTCTCGTTATGAGGAAGGCCATAATCGGGTCCCACGTAAAGTGTTGCGGTACCTTCCCATCACAGATAGGCTACAAAGGTTATATGCACATGCGGAGACGGCAAAGCTAATGAAGTCTCACAAGCGGTCCACATTTGGTAAGATGGTGCACCCATGTGACGGAGAAGCATGGCAACAATTTGATGAAGACTTTCCAGACTTCGCTAGTGACTGTAGAAATGTGCGGCTTGCTTTTGCAACAGATGGTTTCACGCCCTTCAGTTTGAGTGCAGCTCCATATTCTTGCTGGCCAGTGTTTGTTACTCCATTGAATTTTCCACCAAGCACGATTATGAAGTCAGAGTACATATTCCTTACCCTTGTGGTCCCGGGTCCTGAACACCCTGGAAAGAAACTAAACGTTCTAATGCAACCTTTAGTTGATGAACTAATGAGGTTGTGGGAGGGGGTAAAAACATGGGATGCTTCACTCAAGCAAAACTTTACAATGCGAGCCGCCTATCTGTGGTCAGTTCATGATTTCCCTGCTTATGGTAACTTTGCTGGATGGAGCACTCATGGTAAGTTTGCGTGCCCAGTATGCTTGTGTGATAGTATAGCATTCACACTTCGTTATGGTCACAAGGCTTGCTGGTTCGATTGCCATAGGCGCTTCTTACCTAGAGGCCATGAATTCAGATTTCAAGCTAATGCGTTCTGTAAGAACACAGTGGTGCTTGATGAGGCTCCAAGGCATTTATCAGGGGAGGAAATATTTGCACAAATGAATACACTCGTAGGTGACATAAGAAACTTTGGTAAAGTGCACAATTGGACCCATGTTAGTTGTTTTTGGCAGCTTCCATACTTTCATAAATTGCTATTGCCACACAACATTGATGTGATGCACAATGAGAAAAATGTGGCTGAAGCTATATGGAACACATGCTTTGACATACCCGATAAGACTAAAGACAATGCGAAGGCGAGGCAAGATTTAGCCGAGATATGCAATCGTCCAGCACTGCATTTGAAGctgaaggaaaatggcaagtgGGACAAGCCACGGGCCCCATTTGTCATTGATAAGAATGACAAGCCGAAAATTCTTAAATGGTTTCAAGAACTCAAGTTACCTGATGGCTATGCAGCAAATATTAGGAAAGGGGTTAACTTGTTGCAAAAGAAGATCTTTGGTCTAAAGAGCCATGATTACCACATCTTCATGGAACGTTTACTTCCCGTTGCATTTCGTGGCTTTCTTCCGGAAAACATATGGGTCTGTTTGGCTGAACTTAGCTTCTTCTACCGGCAATTGTGTGCCAAAGAGTTGAGCAAGGATACCATATGCTCGCTAGAACAATAG